Proteins encoded within one genomic window of Episyrphus balteatus chromosome 1, idEpiBalt1.1, whole genome shotgun sequence:
- the LOC129920923 gene encoding probable H/ACA ribonucleoprotein complex subunit 1, translated as MSFRGRGGGGGGGRRGGGGFGGGGGGGGGGGGGFRGGRGGRGGGFGGGRGNFDTGPPDHVTALGHFSYPCQDDLVCKVDIDDVPYFNAPVYLENKEQIGKVDEIFGTVKDYSITVKLSENMRASSFKPLEKLFIDPQKLLPIKRFLPQPPQPKGAKKKGAGGGFGGGRGGGGGRGRGGGGGGGRGFGRGGGGGGGGRGGGGGRGGGGGGFNRSGGGGGFGRGGGGGGGRGRGGGGGGFRR; from the exons atgtcatttcgaGGACGTGGCGGTGGCGGAGGTGGTGGACGACGag GTGGCGGTGGCTTTGGAGGcggcggcggtggtggtggcGGCGGTGGAGGAGGCTTCCGCGGAGGTCGTGGTGGGCGTGGTGGTGGATTCGGTGGTGGAAGAGGAAATTTTGACACCGGCCCACCAGATCATGTGACTGCTTTGGGACACTTCAGTTATCCATGCCAGGATGATCTTGTGTGTAAAGTTGACATAGATGATGTGCCATACTTCAATGCTCCTGTATACCTGGAAAACAAAGAACAAATTGGGAAAGTAGATGAAATATTTGGAACAGTGAAAGACTATTCAATTACAGTAAAACTTTCCGAAAACATGAGAGCAAGCAGTTTCAAACCTCTTGAGAAACTCTTTATTGACCCGCAAAAATTGCTGCCCATCAAAAGGTTCCTGCCACAACCTCCTCAGCCAAAAGGTGCAAAGAAAAAGGGTGCCGGTGGAGGCTTTGGTGGCGGACGTGGTGGCGGCGGCGGTCGTGGAAGAggaggtggtggtggtggcggtCGTGGTTTCGGAAGAGGTGGTGGCGGCGGCGGAGGTGGTCGCGGAGGTGGGGGTGGCCGTGGAGGCGGTGGAGGTGGATTCAATCGCAGTGGCGGAGGTGGTGGTTTCGGACgaggtggtggtggtggaggaGGCCGAGGACGTGGTGGTGGAGGTGGTGGCTTCCGACGCTAG
- the LOC129920925 gene encoding 28S ribosomal protein S18b, mitochondrial — protein sequence MLSFSRSLSSTISQFSFKIQNQTPSLNYGRQFSLTILRHCTSSEKPADEPISQSREDVELTAEELRKQSLDRTKVIPVETSLRYLKSAAYQESYGNYLVWQQYRRNHKGIFAPKKTRKTCIRQGKISCGNPCPICRDEYLVLDHRNIELLKQFISPQTGQVLSYSKTGLCQKRHFELLVAVERAMDYGLLTFDVPFRQFDYSEYYSHLKEKTLKA from the exons ATGTTGTCTTTTTCAAGAAGTTTGTCATCAACTATTTCACAATTctcttttaaaattcaaaatcaaacaCCATCATTAAACTATGGTCGACAATTTTCATTAACAATATTGCGTCATTGCACATCTAGTGAAAAACCTGCAGATGAACCCATCTCTCAATCGAGGGAAGACGTCGAATTGACTGCTGAAGAATTAAGAAAACAAAGTTTAGATCGCACTAAAGTGATCCCTGTGGAAACAAGCTTAAGATACTTAAAAAGTGCCGCTTATCAAGAATCGTATGGTAATTACTTGGTCTGGCAACAATACCG ccgAAACCATAAAGGAATATTCGCTCCCAAAAAAACTCGCAAAACCTGCATACGACAAGGAAAAATATCATGCGGAAATCCATGTCCAATATGTCGCGATGAATACTTAGTCCTCGATCACAGAAATATTGAACTCTTGAAACAATTCATATCTCCACAAACCGGCCAAGTTTTGAGCTATTCCAAGACTGGGCTTTGCCAAAAGAGGCATTTTGAATTACTTGTGGCTGTTGAACGTGCCATGGACTATGGACTTTTAACTTTTGATGTTCCATTCAGACAATTCGATTATTCTGAATATTATTCACATCTTAAGGAAAAAACATTAAaagcataa
- the LOC129920922 gene encoding transcription initiation factor TFIID subunit 13: protein MAGAPGVDETFEAADFDEDELGEEQFVTTSAGRKRLFSKELRCMMYGFGDDKNPYTESVDLLEDLVIEFITETTHKAMEIGRTGRVQVEDIIFLVRKDPRKYARVKDLLTMNEELKKARKAFDEIKYVGNEAKIK from the exons ATGGCGGGTGCTCCTGGAGTTGATGAAACCTTCGAGGCTGCAGAT TTTGATGAAGATGAATTGGGCGAAGAACAGTTCGTGACCACATCAGCCGGTCGAAAAAGATTATTTAGCAAGGAACTAAGATGCATGATGTATGGTTTCGGAGATGATAAAAATCCTTATACAGAAAGTGTAGATTTACTCGAAGACTTGGTCATAGAATTCATAACCGAAACAACACACAAGGCTATGGAAATTGGACGCACTGGTCGTGTTCAAGTTGAGgacattatatttttagttCGTAAAGATCCACGAAAGTATGCACGAGTGAAAGATCTTCTCACAATGAATGAAGAACTGAAGAAGGCTCGAAAAGCTTTTGATGAAATCAAATATGTTG ggAACGAGGCTAAAATCAAGTAA
- the LOC129920924 gene encoding pyridine nucleotide-disulfide oxidoreductase domain-containing protein 1, which translates to MTTQSAQLEAATFIIVGGGIAGVTCAETLSFLCPTESIVLLTETSLIKAVTNLVPLAKHILKFEVEEKEAFNSVKDQINVIVDQLKFINSEEKYIITNSNRKISYKLLCLCTGARPKLIENQNKYVIGIRDTDSILDFQKRIKSSRRLVLVGNGGIASEIAYEVKNIEIHWVIKDSHISSTFVDPGAAHFFEMSRLQASETRKSSIVKRMRYSEADNICSEKGQQGAALGPDWHQKIDVNGTQLDIKEPVKIHQQSEVLSIKETPSLEYPILVTLTNGKVISADFVVSATGVEPRRNFESDANFKLGEEGGITVNDMMETSIPYIYAAGDVCHAGWNLADHWFQMRLWTQARQMGGMAGRSMAAKMCGDEVYQDFCFELFTHVTSLFGYQIVLLGKYNAQGLGTNYEILLRMTPGKEYIKFVLQNGILQGAILIGDTGLEETCENLILNQIDLTPFGDDILNPDIDIEDYFD; encoded by the coding sequence atgaCAACTCAAAGCGCACAATTGGAGGCAGCAACTTTTATCATCGTAGGTGGCGGAATTGCCGGAGTAACATGTGCTGAAACCTTGTCATTTCTGTGTCCCACAGAGAGTATTGTCCTTCTGACAGAAACTTCTCTAATCAAAGCTGTCACAAATTTAGTACCACTAGCAAAACACATTCTTAAATTTGAAGTCGAAGAGAAAGAAGCATTTAATTCTGTAAAAGATCAAATCAACGTAATTGTAGATcagttaaaatttataaattcggAAGAGAAATATATAATAACGAACTCTAATCgtaaaatttcatataaactACTTTGCTTATGTACCGGTGCTCGACCCAAACTTatagaaaatcaaaacaaatatgTAATTGGCATACGAGACACAGACTCtattttagattttcaaaagCGAATAAAATCTTCAAGACGTTTAGTATTAGTTGGTAATGGAGGAATTGCTTCAGAAATTGCATATGAAGtgaaaaatatcgaaatccatTGGGTAATCAAGGACTCTCAtatatcgtcgacttttgtcgatccAGGAGCGGCACACTTTTTTGAAATGAGTCGTCTCCAGGCTAGCGAAACAAGAAAATCGAGTATTGTTAAAAGAATGCGGTACTCCGAGGCAGATAATATCTGCTCTGAGAAAGGTCAACAAGGAGCAGCACTCGGTCCGGATTGGCATCAGAAGATCGATGTTAATGGTACGCAGTTAGATATTAAGGAACCCGTGAAGATCCACCAACAATCCGAGGTGTTATCTATCAAAGAAACTCCATCACTTGAATATCCTATCCTTGTCACTTTGACTAACGGTAAAGTCATAAGTGCTGATTTTGTGGTTTCCGCGACAGGGGTTGAACCTCGTAGGAACTTCGAGTCTGATGCCAACTTCAAACTTGGCGAGGAGGGAGGAATAACAGTCAATGATATGATGGAAACTAGTATTCCCTATATTTATGCCGCTGGAGATGTTTGTCATGCTGGCTGGAATCTCGCCGATCATTGGTTCCAAATGCGACTTTGGACGCAAGCACGACAAATGGGTGGTATGGCTGGACGAAGTATGGCCGCAAAAATGTGCGGTGATGAGGTCTatcaagatttttgttttgaactttttacCCACGTTACTTCATTATTTGGATATCAAATTGTACTTCTCGGCAAGTATAATGCTCAAGGCTTGGGTACAAATTATGAAATATTACTTAGAATGACACCTGGAAAGGAgtatattaaatttgttttgcaaaacGGGATATTGCAAGGAGCTATTTTGATTGGGGACACAGGGTTGGAAGAAACATGTGAAAATCttatattaaatcaaattgATTTGACACCTTTCGGCGACGATATTTTAAATCCAGATATTGATATAGAagattattttgattaa